One stretch of Candidatus Eremiobacteraceae bacterium DNA includes these proteins:
- a CDS encoding adenylate/guanylate cyclase domain-containing protein yields MSDSARSVREEPAGVYPSGTISFLFSDIEGSTKRWDEQPDAMQHALRRHDDLMRAAIRAHRGHVFKTIGDAFCAAFRTAPDAVAAALDAQLAIEAEPWPVAGGLSVRMAIHAGLADERDGDYFGTTVNRVARLMAIAHGGQILVSGAAAGLLGGAPELRDSLRDLGKHRLRDLAQPEQVHQVVAPKLRQLFPPLRSVDSLPNNLPLQLTNFVGRDEDVGEIEKLLTGARLVTVIGTGGIGKTRTALQVAADLLDDMPDGTWFVDLAPIKEQTPIASAIALALGLRESVERPPLETVLDNLAQRKLMLVLDNCEHVITEAARSADTLLRNCAGLKILATSRERLNIGGEHVYVLPSLSVPVLGVRLKAEDARRYGAIELFENRALASDSRFRLTDENVEIVADVCRRLDGIALAIELAAPRLKIFSVRQLAEKLDERFRLLTGGSRSALPRQQTMRALIDWSYDLLTEPERVMFRSLGVFTSGWTLEAAVAICADASTSEWEVLERLSALVEKSLVQVETDAETMRYRSLESTRQYAREALELNGELAARLRAHCTYYLGVARRVDELFVGQGKSDEAYELANKEADNFRASLTWALSDGNDLASGCETAACLSILWTRSLRFEGWQWLNAALRSEPADPRLTAATLLALSRVLPDGKDRVLQVSAAVAAYRRVDDVLGLASSLSSEAEARRAIGEYAAATAAQTEGLELYRAHGAPAQVAAALLTLGSIETIVDRRETARRLLEEARMLNPRNGSIATNLAELEFADGNFESAVDYGLEALEYFRRRHPSNACIALCNLAAYSLALGRIEDARVFAREGLEIAHGLHASDLIALAIQHLASVACASGKPERAARLLGFVDSQFAKLGLQRDTSEHFTYDRLRVTLADSFSGDAMSIPMAEGGTMSEDRAFAEAMND; encoded by the coding sequence ATGTCCGACAGCGCGCGATCCGTTCGAGAAGAGCCGGCCGGGGTTTACCCGTCCGGCACCATTTCGTTTCTCTTCTCGGACATCGAAGGCAGCACGAAGCGCTGGGATGAGCAACCTGACGCGATGCAGCACGCGCTGCGCCGGCACGACGATCTCATGCGCGCCGCTATCCGCGCACATCGGGGCCACGTCTTCAAAACCATCGGCGACGCGTTTTGCGCGGCGTTCCGGACAGCACCTGATGCGGTCGCAGCGGCGCTCGATGCACAGCTCGCCATAGAGGCCGAGCCCTGGCCGGTGGCGGGTGGCCTGTCGGTGCGCATGGCGATCCACGCGGGACTCGCCGACGAACGCGACGGCGATTATTTCGGCACAACGGTGAACCGCGTGGCGCGATTGATGGCCATCGCCCACGGCGGGCAAATCCTTGTGTCGGGCGCGGCAGCCGGACTGTTGGGCGGCGCGCCGGAGTTGCGCGACTCGTTGCGCGACCTCGGCAAACACCGTCTCCGCGATCTCGCGCAACCGGAACAAGTCCATCAAGTCGTCGCGCCTAAGCTCCGGCAGTTGTTTCCGCCGCTGCGCTCGGTCGACTCGTTGCCAAACAATCTTCCGCTTCAGTTGACGAATTTCGTCGGCCGTGACGAGGACGTTGGAGAGATCGAGAAGCTGTTGACCGGCGCCCGGCTCGTCACGGTGATCGGCACCGGGGGCATCGGCAAGACCCGGACCGCGCTGCAGGTCGCAGCCGATCTCCTCGACGACATGCCGGACGGCACGTGGTTCGTCGATCTCGCGCCGATCAAAGAGCAGACCCCAATCGCGAGCGCGATCGCGCTTGCGCTCGGACTTCGTGAAAGCGTCGAACGGCCGCCCCTTGAGACCGTCCTCGATAACCTCGCACAGCGAAAGCTTATGCTGGTGCTGGATAATTGCGAACACGTCATCACGGAAGCCGCGCGCAGCGCCGACACGTTATTGCGCAATTGCGCGGGTCTTAAGATACTCGCGACGAGCCGCGAGCGGCTCAATATAGGCGGCGAACACGTCTACGTCCTGCCGTCACTTTCCGTGCCGGTTCTCGGCGTGCGGCTCAAGGCCGAAGATGCCCGGCGCTACGGCGCGATCGAGCTGTTCGAGAATCGGGCGCTGGCGTCCGATTCGCGGTTCCGGCTCACCGATGAGAATGTAGAGATCGTCGCGGACGTCTGCCGGCGGTTGGACGGCATCGCCCTCGCGATCGAACTGGCCGCGCCGCGATTGAAGATCTTCAGCGTCCGGCAGTTGGCCGAAAAACTCGATGAGCGATTCCGATTGCTCACAGGCGGCAGCCGCTCGGCACTGCCGCGCCAGCAGACGATGCGCGCGCTCATCGACTGGAGCTACGACCTCCTCACGGAGCCGGAGCGCGTGATGTTCCGCAGCCTCGGCGTGTTCACGAGCGGCTGGACGCTGGAAGCCGCCGTCGCGATCTGCGCCGATGCCTCAACATCGGAATGGGAAGTGCTCGAGCGGTTGTCGGCCTTGGTCGAGAAGTCGCTCGTCCAGGTCGAAACCGATGCGGAGACGATGCGCTACCGGTCTCTCGAGTCGACCCGGCAATACGCCCGCGAAGCTCTCGAACTCAACGGCGAACTTGCGGCGAGGCTGCGCGCTCATTGCACGTACTATCTCGGCGTTGCGCGCCGCGTCGATGAATTGTTCGTCGGCCAAGGAAAAAGCGACGAGGCCTACGAGCTTGCCAATAAAGAAGCCGATAATTTTCGCGCGTCGCTGACGTGGGCGTTGAGCGACGGGAACGATCTCGCGTCAGGCTGCGAGACCGCCGCATGTCTTTCAATATTATGGACGCGCTCGCTTCGGTTCGAGGGTTGGCAGTGGCTTAATGCCGCGCTGCGCAGCGAACCGGCCGATCCCCGCTTGACCGCAGCGACGCTCCTGGCGCTCTCACGTGTGTTGCCCGACGGCAAAGACCGCGTCTTGCAAGTGAGCGCCGCCGTCGCGGCGTATCGCCGAGTCGACGACGTGCTGGGCTTGGCATCGTCGTTGTCGAGCGAGGCAGAGGCGCGGCGAGCGATCGGCGAGTACGCGGCTGCGACCGCGGCGCAGACCGAAGGATTGGAACTGTACCGCGCACACGGGGCGCCGGCGCAAGTAGCCGCCGCGCTGCTCACGCTCGGCAGCATCGAGACGATCGTCGACCGGCGCGAAACGGCGCGGCGTCTGCTCGAGGAAGCGCGCATGCTGAATCCGCGCAACGGCAGCATCGCCACAAATCTGGCCGAGTTGGAATTCGCGGACGGCAACTTCGAGTCTGCGGTGGACTATGGCCTCGAAGCCCTCGAGTATTTCAGACGTAGGCACCCATCCAATGCGTGCATCGCCCTGTGCAACTTGGCCGCCTATTCGCTCGCGTTGGGCCGCATCGAAGACGCCCGGGTGTTTGCGCGCGAGGGACTGGAGATCGCTCACGGACTTCATGCCTCGGATCTCATAGCGCTCGCGATCCAGCATCTCGCCTCGGTCGCGTGCGCTTCCGGAAAGCCCGAGCGGGCCGCGCGGCTGCTTGGGTTCGTGGACAGTCAGTTCGCCAAGCTCGGACTGCAGCGCGACACGAGCGAACACTTCACCTACGACCGGCTTCGCGTGACTCTCGCCGACTCGTTCTCAGGCGATGCGATGAGTATCCCGATGGCCGAAGGCGGCACCATGAGTGAAGACCGGGCGTTCGCCGAAGCAATGAACGATTAG
- a CDS encoding sugar-binding protein: MVRRAVLLCALLAVTTSTMPAAAADSHIGALTVPQTTVAPPIDGTLDNPAWKNAAVAQLTYDLRDHAAATQATTIYTMSDGTYLYVGIDAKQSIPVRTTEHTNGVGLDTDDEVQVDLWPNGTRGFRYKFTSTAIGTHYQYSTENNSFEPAWSSAGKVVPGGYAITMRIPLSVMHGTGAGDWRIQFIRYMPVTNDAFVWSYGPVQSDFNDVNYSGSLAGLPRLSALRERPRIGVYGLGEIASRRIGGSTSRAGADISIPILPGTSFVGTIHPDYSNVETDQQTIAPTAFQRIFNEVRPFFTQGGNFYSYPNGVCSGCPGIIEFYTPKIPTPSDGYAVEGQRGLFSYGMLHVLSVDRDDTAEALNYVTPDQQTAVNFQGSLVDTPTLHDAADGVTLTHNNLKNFEQFARFGTDSGTNVLDDSQAKRYEAGTGVYSADGANAFAVLRQVGAYFNPEDGIVQHPDIAGYNINFFKPFKYPTTARFTEFDVSGNLDRYHNHAGALDQTDNSLALSLASRTLMSAQLTTGSSYLLLPNNVFSPITQQGGTIAYNNNSSMPTFVSFNTGRFGPGRLNSWTRSSTFRNGTRGAVTLEFDDTDQYLDAGSKSTEWLERFSYSYQSGPNQALALGIRRIIGTPPVLLKPSPGSTLSFEDGWNLSAAFHQKVPGGEVYVVYGDASAFSTSPAFIIKFIRYIGADKGT, translated from the coding sequence ATGGTGCGTCGCGCGGTACTGCTTTGCGCGCTGCTCGCGGTTACCACATCTACGATGCCTGCCGCAGCAGCCGACTCGCACATCGGCGCGCTGACGGTCCCGCAGACGACGGTCGCGCCGCCGATCGATGGAACGCTCGACAATCCTGCGTGGAAGAACGCCGCCGTCGCGCAACTCACGTACGATCTACGCGATCACGCCGCGGCGACCCAAGCGACGACCATCTATACGATGAGCGACGGCACATATCTCTATGTGGGAATCGACGCGAAGCAGAGCATTCCCGTGCGTACGACCGAACATACGAACGGCGTCGGCCTGGACACCGACGACGAAGTGCAGGTCGACCTCTGGCCGAACGGCACGCGCGGCTTCCGGTATAAGTTCACATCCACGGCGATCGGCACCCACTATCAATACTCCACCGAGAACAATTCGTTCGAGCCGGCCTGGTCGAGCGCCGGAAAGGTCGTGCCCGGCGGCTATGCGATCACCATGCGCATACCGCTCTCGGTGATGCACGGCACCGGTGCCGGCGATTGGCGCATCCAATTCATCCGCTACATGCCCGTGACGAACGATGCGTTCGTCTGGAGCTACGGTCCGGTGCAGAGCGACTTCAACGACGTCAATTATTCCGGATCGCTGGCAGGATTGCCGCGCCTCTCCGCGTTGCGAGAGCGGCCGCGCATCGGCGTCTACGGGCTCGGCGAAATCGCCTCGCGCCGCATCGGCGGGTCCACATCCCGCGCGGGCGCCGACATCTCCATTCCGATCCTTCCCGGCACTTCATTCGTCGGCACGATCCATCCGGACTATTCAAACGTCGAGACCGACCAGCAGACGATCGCGCCGACCGCCTTTCAACGTATCTTCAACGAAGTGAGGCCATTCTTCACGCAAGGCGGAAACTTCTATAGCTATCCCAATGGCGTCTGTTCCGGCTGCCCGGGGATCATCGAGTTCTATACGCCGAAGATCCCGACGCCGAGCGATGGCTACGCCGTGGAAGGTCAGCGCGGATTGTTCAGCTACGGCATGCTGCACGTGCTGAGCGTCGATCGCGACGACACGGCGGAAGCCCTCAACTATGTCACGCCCGATCAGCAAACGGCCGTGAATTTCCAAGGCAGCCTTGTTGATACGCCCACGCTTCACGATGCCGCAGACGGTGTGACCCTCACCCACAACAATTTGAAGAACTTCGAGCAATTCGCCCGCTTCGGGACCGATTCAGGCACGAACGTGTTGGATGATTCGCAAGCGAAACGCTACGAGGCCGGCACCGGCGTCTACTCGGCGGACGGTGCGAATGCGTTCGCGGTCTTGCGTCAGGTGGGAGCGTACTTCAATCCCGAGGATGGCATCGTGCAACATCCGGACATCGCCGGATACAATATCAACTTCTTCAAGCCGTTCAAGTATCCGACCACGGCGCGGTTCACCGAATTCGACGTGAGCGGAAACCTGGACCGGTATCACAACCACGCGGGCGCTCTCGACCAGACCGACAATAGCCTGGCGCTGTCGCTAGCGTCGCGAACCTTGATGAGTGCGCAGTTGACTACGGGGTCGTCGTACTTGCTCCTGCCCAACAATGTCTTCTCGCCGATCACGCAACAAGGCGGCACGATCGCATACAATAACAACAGTTCGATGCCCACCTTCGTCTCGTTCAACACCGGCCGCTTCGGACCGGGCCGGCTGAACTCGTGGACGCGCAGTTCGACGTTTCGAAACGGAACCCGGGGTGCGGTCACGTTGGAGTTCGACGACACGGATCAGTACCTGGATGCGGGCAGCAAGTCGACGGAATGGCTCGAGCGGTTCAGCTACTCGTATCAATCCGGCCCAAATCAGGCGCTAGCGCTCGGCATCCGCCGGATCATCGGCACGCCGCCGGTCCTTTTGAAGCCTTCGCCGGGAAGCACGCTCTCGTTTGAAGATGGATGGAATCTCTCCGCGGCATTTCATCAAAAAGTGCCCGGCGGCGAAGTCTACGTCGTGTACGGCGATGCGTCGGCGTTCTCGACGTCGCCCGCCTTCATCATCAAGTTCATCCGCTACATCGGAGCCGATAAAGGGACCTGA